The proteins below come from a single Pseudarthrobacter sp. SSS035 genomic window:
- a CDS encoding type I restriction endonuclease, translated as MEFAEKLSALAAKVRQQREVIQTEEATKNAFVMPFISTILGYDVFNPMEVVPEFIADVGLKKGEKIDYAIVKDGEVQILIECKKSTEPVKIEHASQLFRYFAVTNARIAILTNGEVYQFFTDLDAPNRMDAKPFLVLDLTDIDESLIPELQKLSKDVFDLDSIINAAGELKYIGELKRTLAAQFKEPEDEWIKFLTGRVYPGAYTQKVREQFTALVTKASKQFLNDQVNERLKKALGAPGFPQTEVAAASVTSAPVAEADLADAEALETTLEEIEGYQIVRAIVCSEVKPARVVQRDAKSYFAVLLDDNNRKPIARLHFNRTQKYIGIFDDNREETRVPISSLEEIYEHTEALRASVKSYLSASPSSN; from the coding sequence ATGGAGTTTGCAGAAAAGCTCTCGGCTTTGGCAGCAAAGGTGCGCCAGCAGCGAGAGGTAATCCAGACCGAAGAGGCAACAAAGAATGCGTTTGTGATGCCCTTCATTTCAACAATCCTTGGCTACGACGTCTTTAATCCAATGGAGGTCGTGCCGGAATTCATCGCGGATGTCGGCCTGAAAAAGGGCGAGAAGATCGACTACGCGATCGTCAAGGACGGCGAAGTCCAGATCCTCATCGAGTGCAAGAAGTCCACGGAGCCGGTGAAAATCGAGCACGCGTCGCAGCTTTTCCGCTATTTCGCCGTGACGAACGCGCGCATAGCGATCCTCACCAATGGCGAGGTGTACCAGTTCTTCACGGACCTCGATGCTCCGAACCGGATGGACGCGAAGCCGTTCCTGGTCCTGGACCTCACGGACATCGATGAGTCCTTGATCCCCGAGCTGCAGAAGCTGTCCAAGGACGTCTTTGACCTCGATTCGATCATCAACGCCGCCGGTGAACTGAAGTACATCGGCGAGTTGAAGCGGACCCTGGCAGCGCAATTCAAGGAACCGGAGGATGAATGGATCAAGTTCCTCACTGGCCGCGTCTATCCCGGCGCGTATACACAGAAAGTGCGTGAGCAGTTCACGGCGCTGGTGACCAAAGCGTCCAAGCAGTTCCTTAACGACCAGGTCAACGAGCGTCTGAAGAAAGCCCTCGGCGCCCCTGGCTTCCCACAGACTGAGGTCGCGGCCGCAAGTGTCACCAGCGCGCCGGTGGCCGAAGCCGACCTGGCCGACGCCGAAGCCCTCGAGACCACCCTTGAGGAGATCGAGGGCTACCAGATTGTCCGCGCCATCGTCTGCAGCGAGGTCAAGCCGGCCCGCGTAGTCCAGCGCGATGCCAAGTCCTACTTCGCGGTGCTGCTGGACGACAACAACCGCAAACCGATCGCGCGCCTGCACTTCAACCGGACGCAGAAGTACATCGGGATCTTCGACGACAACAGGGAAGAAACCCGCGTCCCGATTTCCTCCCTCGAAGAGATCTACGAGCACACCGAGGCCCTGCGCGCCAGCGTCAAGAGCTACCTGAGCGCGTCACCCTCAAGCAACTAA